The sequence CAGGGGTGGCAATTGCCGATTTAAACGGCTTTAaaccaacccaccctgctcccccggCCTGCGAACTCCCCCCCCCGGGATGTCTCTACTaatctgccccccatcccagcccccttcACCCCCATCAGGGCCCTGCTATGGGGCACACAGGGGCGGTGCAGGGGAAAgaggggggcgggagaggagaTTGCGGGGGCCGCGCCGGACGCCTCGCGGGCCCAGCTGCCCGGCTCCGAACCCCCCGCACCCAAGGGTGCGTTTTCTCTCCGCTCTCCCCAGCCGGCCCGGAACCACCCCCGCGCCCGGCGCCGGATTAGTCACAGAAAAGCCCcaggaaacaaaaacaagaaCATGCAACGAGAACAACacaagccccccccccgccgccccctcgAACTCAGACCAAGCCCCGGTTTTCCCGTCCCTATCCCACCCGGAGCCAGCCAGGTTCCCACGCTCTGCAAAGCCAAACTCTTTTTAAATccggtggggtttttttttggagggggggtcaCTTTTCCTGTGGCTTTTCTGCCCCCACCTGAGCCACAAAAAGCCATTTGGCTCTTAACGAACCCCCCGGCCAGTTAAGGCGGCACCGCGAGAGACGTAACGCCCCAAACCCGGCGAACGCCGAGGGGCAGAGACCCGGGTGGGGCGGGGCCATGGCCCCCACCGGCGAAAGGCGCCTGCTTCCTGGGCCCCGCGCCGTGGGGCGGCCTGTCCCGGAGCCGACAGCCCCGTTTTCAGGGGGTGCCAGTCgctggggctcggggggggggaagggagttgggAGGGGTCCTGGGTGGGGTTGGGAATCCCTGGGATCTGGGGACACAGATCTGCAGGGTAAGGGGCAGTTGGGGGTGTTcagtggggcaggaggttggggcagaACCCAgagtgggaggcagcaggggctatTCGGGGGTATGTTGGGGCAGTCCCAGGGTGGGGAGGCAGTGCCCTGGGGGCcagtggaggagctgggaggagtGTGTGGGGTGGATTCCGGGGGCTGCCGGGAGCCGGGGGATTGGAGTCCGGGGGTAGCAGGCAGTGTGGGGACAGGCACAGAGCcgggggcaggcagtgaggggtgtggcaggagccGGGGGTTGCAGGCGGGGCGGGCAGGGAGCCAGGGGTGGCAGGCGAAGCgacgggggcagggagccagggtggtggtggtggcaggagcCGGGGTTGCAGGCGGGGCGGGCAGGAGCCGGGGTGGCAGGCGAAGCGAcgggggagcagggagccagggtggtggtggtggcaggagcCGGGGTtgcaggcgggggcagggagccagggtggtggtggtggcaggagcCGGGGTtgcaggcgggggcagggagccagggtggtggtggtggcaggagcCGGGGGTtgcaggcgggggcagggagccagggtggtggtggtggcagggagccgggggttgcaggcgggggcaggagccagggtggtggtggtggcaggagcCGGGGGTTTGCAGGCGGGgcgggcagggagccgggggcagGCAGCGCGGGGGCAGGAGCCGGGGCTGGTGGTGGCAGGCAGCCGTGGGGCACGGAGCCGGGGGCAGGCAGCaagcgggggcagggagctgtggagGGGTGGGTGCCAGACACGGAGCCGGGGGCAGGCAGCAAGcggtgggggcaggagctgtggggtggcGGGTGCCAGACACGGCGCCGGAcgcgccgccccctccccgccctccccgGAAAGTCCCGGGCGGCTCAAAACTTCCCGGCCCCGGACGGGGCGGCCGCAGTTTCGGTTCGTGCCCGGCCCCATGGCAGCGCCCCCCCGGCCCGGAGCgacccccgcccctgctgctgctgctgctgctgcaggcccccgCCGGGTAAGGGCCCCCCGAGACCCCCCCGGGCCCGGCTCCATCTCCCCCGGGGGGGGCCCCAGCCTCAGACCCGCCCCCGCCCGCTGGAGGTTCTGGGCTAAACCCCCCCCCACTGACCgccccagagccccccgctgccAGTGGGGGTGtgagtcccccccacccctgcggCCCATCCCTTGCTCCAGCTGGGACCCCCCCAGATCTCTCcccggggggctgggctgggaccccCCACCAGATCTCTCcccggaggggctgggctgggaccccCCCACAGATCTCTccccgggggctgggctgggaccctccccccagaTCTCTCCCCTGGGGGATGGGAACCCCCCCCATATCTCTCCTCAGGGgggctgggaccctccccccagaTCTCTCCccaggcggggctgggctgggacccccccccagATCTCTCcccgggctctgggctgggacacacCCCCCCATATCTCTccccgggggggctgggacacaCACCCCCATATCTCTCcccgagggggctgggctgggaacccCCCCGATCTCTCCCCAGGGGGCTGCGCTGGGTGTATCGGGGGTCAGACCCAACACACCCCCTAACCCCCGTGTCCCCCCCACAGGCTGGGGGAACGAGGGGGGCGCCCTCGGGGGCTGCAAATGCCGGAGGTGGACGAGCCCCCCCGGGGGCCGGCTCCAGGACCTCGCCGACAAGGTGAAGGGCTACCAGGCCTGCGGGGGGCACCTCGTCCGGTAcgtacccccccccccgccctgaatACCCCCCGCCGCCTCCCCCAATGCCCCCTGCCGGCCCATAATCCCCCCTGCTGGCCCGAATGCCCCCGCCTCCAATGCCCCCGCCAGCCTCTAACACCCCGCCACCCTGAATAATCCCCACCCCCAATGCCCCCACCGCCCATAATCCCCTGCCGGCCCGAATGCCCCCACCCTGAATACCCCCACTGGCACATAGTACCCCTGCCGCCCCAATGCCCCCACCGCCTCCCAATGCCCCGGCAGCCCATAATGCCCCGCTGGCCTCTaacacccccactgcccccaatgCCCCGCCAGCCCATAatacccccactgcccccaatgCCCCACCGCCCATAATCCTCCCGCCTGCCCGAATGCCCCTAACACCTCCCCGCCGGCCCataacccctgcccctgccagcccataATACCCATCACTTCCCCGCCAGCCCGAatccccgctgcccccagcccctaacacctcctgcttcccccccccagcccatacTACGCCCCCCAGCCGATGACAAAGTTCTCAAAAAATTCCAGCCCCCCCCATTTCCTGGGGCTGCAAATTCCAGTCCCAGAGACGcccccggacccccccccccggccaacCCCTCCTCCGCATCCCCACCAAacctcccctgccagccccaccccatccctcctggCTCCGTGGGGCCAGGCCAAATCCTGCCCCCCTcacttctgccccctgccccccaggttcGAGCTGCCCCGAATACAGATCTGTGGGCTGGCCAGCGCCGACTGGGTGATTGAGCTCCGCCAGCTCTGGGAGAAGAAAGGTGAGTCCGACCCCCAACCCCTCCCGCCCTCTGGATTTTGGGGGCCTGCTGTCCCCCCCTGCAAAAAGGGGGTCCCCATccactgctctgggctgggggccccAGATCCTACACGTGGGGGTGGGTCTGACGGGCACGGGGGGGCAcacgggggaagagggggaggccCTGTGCTGGGTGGGCAGGGCAGCATTgcagtggggtgctggggggtggagtTGACactgttggggggcaggggggcgagggCCCTCCCGTCTGGCCCAGCCAGGTCACCAACTCACCGTGTCCTGCAGAAGCCGGAAGGATTGATGCCCGCcaagggggcggggggccggCCCCGAACCCCCCCAACGCGCCCCTGCCCCCCAACGCCCACCCCCCCATGCCCAGCACGGCCcaacccccagagccccacggaccCACGGCCagacccccagagccccacggaccCACAACCAGACCCCTGGAGACCCACGGACCCACGGCCAGCCCCACGGAGCCCCATGGACCCACAGCTGGACCCCCGGAGTCGCATGGACCCACGGCCAGCCCCACGGATGAAGCCATGACCACCGGTGAGCTCACAGCTGGGATTCCCCATGAGGGGGACTCTCCGTGGGGCGGGGATCCCCCAAGGGGGCggggatcccctccccccagtttctAACCCCCCCTTTGTCTTGCAGACCCCGTTGGGGGGCCCGGCATGGCGCCccgcaagggggagggagcaggcgACGGGCCCCCCCCCGCGCAGCCCCGTCCCTACCTCACGGCCGTGCCGGTGCTGCTGGGCATCACCCTGGTGCTGGTGGGGGGCCTGACCTACGTGCTCTGCCGGAGGCGCCGGCGGCCCCCCCAGGGAGACCCAGGTGAGcggggcagcggggctggggggggcctgcTTCCCTGGGGGGCTGGGTATTTACCCTGGTTCTgtgcccccctgcaccccccacggCCGATCCACCCCCGGTCTgtgcccccctgcaccccccacggccgatccacccccacccccggtctgtgcccccctgcaccccccacggCCGATCCACCCCCATCCCTGGGCTCTGAGCCCCTCCAGCTCATTTTCATAGACACCCCCCAACTGTGCCCCATCTCTGCCCAGTCTTGTCCCCCCACTGCTGGGCCCCCCAACTAATCCCctggacccagggcctgggggttGTTTCCCCTCCCGatttaccccccccccatgcccgcTCTCCTGCTACCTGTGGGGAGCTCCCTGGAGGGGGCCCTGGCCGGGCTGGGTTGGGGGGTCCTTGGATTGCTCTTACCCCCCCGTTTTATCACCCCCCCCAGGCACCGGGAGGCTGTACTACCCCTGCGAGCTGGGCTGACGGACGGCTGCCCAGACGAACGGACCCCAGCGCCCCGATCCCCGCTGATTTCCTGGGCGGTGGGGGGGTGATGGTacgcaggggaggggggagagggtttgggggtctaacacccagcccccccacatGATGAAGGACCCCGGCTCCAGGGGGGGCTCCCCCCGCAGAGCTGCGCCCCGCACTAAGCTAATCTCTAACCACGGACGAGGTACGCTGGCTCTGGGGAGACGCACgcgtcctgcccccgcccccccagagcccccactaaTTTATTCCCCTTGTACTGCGTGTCAGAGCTTTAATACACAGGTTTCTAGGAGGCTGCGTCTGGTTATTCAGGGGGGGTGGTACGGTTTTGGGGTGtcccccccggcagctcccagaTCCCTGCATTTGTGCCCGGGGGGGGGCTCTCCGAGGCtctctctggggggagggggcggcacctGGAACTGCCCTGAACCCCCAGCGTGCAAGGGGACCCCCCCCGAGACTGATGGGGGGGCAACTCTGGAGAGAggaacccccccatcccccccagctaCCAGACACTTTCACTTCCTCTGTGCGGAGGCCGGAGCGGGGGCGGGATCGGTGTGGAGCCGGGAcgtctctgtctgtgtgtgtgtgggggggaggggttgggattTACACTGGGGGGAGACCCACATGGggggctccctgctcctgcacttcCACGCGTGGGGCTGCCCCACTGCcggctcctgccccatccaccccccgaCAGAGGTGCTCAGCGTGGGACAAATTGGGTATTTTCCCCTTTTATTTAACACAGGCAGTAGGAAAAACAGCCCCCGCCGCCCCCCGAGCCGAGAGTCGGTGACTGTGTGGGTCAGAGCATGTTCCCGGTacgcccggggggtgggggtggggacaccGGTCCATACGTTGGAGCGTGGCCCGGCCGCCGTGTCGATCCCATGTCACGCCACGCCAGGCCTGAGATCCCGTGTCATCCCAGCGCGTGCTGCGGCGTGTCCCGGGGCGTGTCCGACGTGCCCGGCGGCGATCCCGTGTCCTTGGCGTGTCCTTGGCGTGTGCCGAGCTCCCGGCGGCGCCCCCTACTGCTCCAGCATGTGCTCGCAGGTGCGGGCCAGCTCCCCCAGCTTCACCCGGGCGTAGTCGACCCGGTTGAGCGCCATCTGGCAGCCCTTGCGGGCCGAGTAGCTGGAGCCTTCGTGGGGCTGCCCCGTGGCCACCTGTGTGGGGGGGAGACGGCAGAGAGAGGGGGTGAGCCCGAGTGACACCCCCCCGGGCCGGCctcgccccccaccccggccccgcccccttacctgGGTGAGGTAGCGGATCTGGCCCGACAGCTCCGACTCCACCTTCTGCACGGAGGCGGTGAACTGGGCGGCCTGACGCTCCAGCAGCCGCTCGTTGGGCTTCTCCTTCGACAGCTCCAGGATCACGTtccctggggggtgagggggcgcCCCGATAACTCCCCCCTCCtgcacggggggggagggggagcctggtcCCAAAGCGCCCCCCTGTTCTGGGCCTGACGCGCCGGCTGGATccgccccagcaccctgccccgccccaggggatCCCCCGGCTCCCCCTCCCGGGAATCCCCAGTCCCCAGGATCCCCAGCTCCCCATCCCGGGAATCCCCAGTCCCAGgatccccagcaccctgcccgcCCCAGGATCCCCGGCTCCCCTCTCCCGGGAATCCCCAGTCCCCAGGatcccccagcaccctgccctgccccaggggatcccccagcgcccccccgggAATCCCCCAGTCCCCGGgatccccagctccccctcccgggAATCCCCAGTCCCCGGgatccccagcacccctgccccaccccaggatccccggctcctgccccgccccaggatCCCCAGCTCCCCATCCCGGGAATCCCCAGTCCCCCAGGatcccccagcaccctgccctgccccaggggatcccccagctccccatccccgGGGGAATCCCCCAGTCCCCCCCAGGGATCCCCCAgcaccccggccccgccccaggaTCCCCAGCTCCCCATCCCGGGAATCCCCAGTCCCCAGGATCCCCAGCATCCCTGCCGCCCCAGGATCCCCGGCTCCCCCTCCCGGGAATCCCCAGTCCCCAGgatccccagcaccctgcccgcCCCAGGATCCCCAGCTCCCCTCGGAATCCCCAGTCCCCGGgatccccagctcccctcccggGAATCCCCAGTCCCCAGgatccccagaacccctgccccgccccagggatccccggccctgccccgccccaggatCCCCAGCTCCCCATCCCGGGAATCCCCAGTCCCCCAGGGATTCCCTGCCCCGCCCACGCCCtgcagcctggccccgccccaccctttagccccgcccccaccccggctgCCAGGACACGCCCCTGGCCGTTAGCcacgccctggccccgcccaccctTTAGCCAcgccccacccctgctgccagGACACGCCCCTGGCCGTTAGCCCCGCCCGCGCCCtgcagcctggccccgccccgccctttagccccgccccacccctgctgccagGACACGCCCCTGGCCGTTAGCCCCGCCCCGCGCcctccagcctggccccgcccgCCCTttagccccgccccacccctgctgccaggccccgcccctggccGTTAGCCCCGCCCGCGCTCCgcggccaggccccgcccctaccCGCGCTCTGCAGCGAGGCGCCGATCTCGCGCTCCAGCTCCTCCAGGACCCGCAGCCGCTCGTTGGCGACGCTGTAGGTGGCCATGGCCCCGCGcgcgccggcccggcccggcccctctcCGCGCATGCGCCGGccggctccgccccctccccctccggcgCTACATCTGCTCGCGGCAGCGCACGTGACCCGGAAGcgatggagggggcggggcccggcccggcctggaGGAGCCACGTGCGCCGGGAGCTGGAGCGGCGCGAGCGCCAGACGCGGCGGCTGCGGGGCCTGGTGCAGAGCCgtgagcgggggggcggggcctgaaccagggggcggggcccggtGCAGAGCCGTGAGCGGGGAGGCGGGGCCTGAACCAGGGGCGGGGCCTGaaccagggggcggggcctggtgcAGAGCcgtgagcgggggcggggccagagcggggggcggggcctgaaCCGGGGCGGGGCCTGAAccgggggcggggcctggtgCAGAGCCgtgagcggggcggggcctgaaccaggggcggggcctggtgcAGAGccgtgagcaggggcggggcctgaacCAGGGCGGGGCCTGGTGCAGAGCCGTGAGCGGGGCGGGGCCAGAGCGGGGCGGGGCCTGGTGCAGAGCCGTGAGCGGGGAGCGGGGCCTGAACCAGGGGCGGGGCcgtgagcgggggcggggcctggtgCAGAGCCgtgagcggggcggggcctgaaccaggggcggggcctggtgcAGAGCCGTGAGCGGGGAGCGGGGCCTGAaccaggggcggggccagagcgGGGCGGGGCCTGGTGCAGAGCCgtgagcggggcggggcctgaaccaggggcggggcctggtgcAGAGCCGTGAGCGGGGCGGGGCCAGAGCGGGGCGGGGCCTGGTGCAGAGCCGTGAGCGGGAGCGGGGCCTGAACCAGGGGGCGGGGCCgtgagcgggggggcggggccatgAGTTGGGGGCAcagcagagtcctggctcccagcccctgctctaacccaccagccccactcctcccagagccgggcagagaacccaggagtcctggctcccagcccctgctctaacccaccagcccccactgccctcccagagccaggcgagaacccaggagtcctggctcccaggcccccctgctctgacccaccagcccccactcccctcccagggccggggagagaacccaggagtcctggctcccaggcccccccccgctctaacccaccagccccactcctcccagagccgggcagagaacccaggagtcctggctcccagctccaaccaccagccctcactcccctcccagagccggggagagaacccaggaatcctggctcccagccccccctgctctgacccaccagccccccctcccctcccagagccggggagagaacccaggagtcctggctcccagcccccctgctctgacccaccagccccaactcccctcccagaaccagcgagagaacccaggagtcctggctcccagcccccctgctctaaccaccagcccctactgccctcccagcgctggggagagaacccaggagtcctggctcccagtcccctgctctaacccaccagcccccactcctcccagagccgggagagaacccaggagtcctggctcccggccccctgctctaacccaccagccccactcctcccagagccgggcagagaacccaggagtcctggctcccagcccctgctctaacccaccagccccactcctcccagagccaggcagagaacccaggagtcctggctcacagcccccctgctctcacccaccagcccccactcccctcccagagcctgggagagaacccaggagtcctggctcccagccccctgctctaacccaccagccccactcctcccagagccgggcagagaacccaggagtcctggctcccagctccaaccaccagccctcactcctcccagagccgggagagaacccaggcgtcctggctccccgc is a genomic window of Mauremys reevesii isolate NIE-2019 linkage group 14, ASM1616193v1, whole genome shotgun sequence containing:
- the CXCL16 gene encoding C-X-C motif chemokine 16, translating into MENDRPGARTAAQDPGATVGHEINESQQCDAVAKKPNVLLGCMSRRVGAALGVSGVRPNTPPNPRVPPTGWGNEGGALGGCKCRRWTSPPGGRLQDLADKVKGYQACGGHLVRFELPRIQICGLASADWVIELRQLWEKKEAGRIDARQGGGGPAPNPPNAPLPPNAHPPMPSTAQPPEPHGPTARPPEPHGPTTRPLETHGPTASPTEPHGPTAGPPESHGPTASPTDEAMTTDPVGGPGMAPRKGEGAGDGPPPAQPRPYLTAVPVLLGITLVLVGGLTYVLCRRRRRPPQGDPGTGRLYYPCELG
- the MED11 gene encoding mediator of RNA polymerase II transcription subunit 11, which codes for MRGEGPGRAGARGAMATYSVANERLRVLEELEREIGASLQSAGNVILELSKEKPNERLLERQAAQFTASVQKVESELSGQIRYLTQVATGQPHEGSSYSARKGCQMALNRVDYARVKLGELARTCEHMLEQ